The following coding sequences lie in one Anguilla anguilla isolate fAngAng1 chromosome 14, fAngAng1.pri, whole genome shotgun sequence genomic window:
- the LOC118212433 gene encoding eosinophil peroxidase-like, translating to MNRAPCFLALGLCLAFSYQLSAESSLGRPFILSAVEDAKRTVDEAYKYSREESLSRVQKGSASPADVLRLLKQPARDTRSAVRAADYMDYTLTLIQQRAHHLHKRSLNATDLLTPDELGTIARLTGCAARVRPPSCRTTPQINTYRTATNVCNNLRNPRLGASNTPFTRWLPAEYEDGFSQPRGSDPRRRYNGFLLPLVRQVSNQILTTTEVDNDQMFTHLLTIFGQWVDHDLTFTPTSPSIRSFNNGIDCDATCEQANPCFPIPIPRQDPRFNSNSQTCLPFFRSAPACGTGSTGSIFGANNVREQINSLTAYLDVGQVYGSEDAQARDLRDLTNDGGLLRINQRFNDSGREHLPFSTMVPNRCATRQKITNTSGLEEVPCFVGGDARVDENIGLTSLHTLFLREHNRLARALRQLNPHWNGETLYQEARKIMGGYHQVIIYRDYLKAIVGPNAFSRFLSNYPGYDENVDPTISNVFATAAYRFAHLAIQPFIFRLDENYQEHPQFPNVPLHKAFFTPWRVVFEGGIDPLIRGLVGSPAKLNTQNHMMVEALRDRLFQFTSRLALDLGALNMQRGRDHGIPGYNAWRRVCGLSQPRNVFELARVLRNFPLAQRLLQLYGTPANIDVWLGGVAEPFVPGGRVGPLFGCLITTQFQKIRQGDRLWWQNKGVFTSRQRASIARVSLARIICDNTGIRDVPGDPFLYRPRGSAYANCDTIPAFDLTPWIDTRPDDNQINFQEFQGPSPSQAQPAQGESQDNEIHPAPRV from the exons ATGAATCGTGCTCCATGCTTCCTGGCGTTGGGGCTGTGCCTGGCTTTCTCCTACCAACTTTCTGCAG AATCCAGTTTGGGGAGACCGTTCATTCTTAGTGCTGTGGAGGATGCCAAGAGGACTGTTGATGAAGCCTACAAATACTCACGAGAAGA GAGTCTGTCCCGTGTGCAGAAGGGGTCGGCCAGCCCTGCAGATGTTCTGCGTCTGCTGAAGCAGCCGGCCCGGGACACACGCTCAGCAGTGCGAGCTGCAGACTACATGGACTACACTCTCACACTgatccagcagagggcgcaCCACCTGCACAAACGCTCGCTCAATGCTACAG atcTGCTCACCCCTGATGAACTGGGCACCATCGCCCGTCTGACAGGCTGTGCAGCTCGAGTTCGGCCCCCGTCCTGCCGCACCACCCCACAGATCAACACGTACCGAACTGCCACCAACGTCTGCAACAATCT gAGAAACCCTCGGCTTGGAGCCTCCAACACGCCCTTCACCCGCTGGCTGCCCGCTGAGTACGAGGATGGGTTCTCCCAACCCAGGGGATCGGACCCCAGAAGACGTTACAATGGATTCTTACTCCCCCTG GTCAGACAGGTCTCCAACCAGATTCTGACCACAACTGAAGTGGATAATGACCAGATGTTCACTCACCTGCTGACCATCTTTGGCCAGTGGGTTGACCATGATCTGACCTTCACCCCTACATCTCCCAGCATCCGTTCCTTCAACAACGGCATCGACTGTGACGCGACCTGCGAGCAGGCTAACCCCTGCTTCCCCATTCCG ATCCCAAGGCAGGACCCCCGCTTCAACTCAAATTCCCAAACTTGCCTCCCGTTCTTTCGCTCCGCCCCCGCGTGTGGGACTGGGAGCACAGGTTCCATCTTCGGGGCGAACAACGTGCGGGAGCAGATCAACTCCCTGACGGCCTACCTGGACGTGGGGCAGGTGTACGGCTCAGAGGACGCACAGGCCCGGGACCTGCGTGACCTCACCAACGACGGTGGCCTACTGCGCATCAACCAGAGATTCAACGACAGTGGCAGGGAGCACCTGCCCTTCTCTACCATGGTGCCCAACAGGTGCGCAACTCGCCAGAAGATCACCAACACTTCTGGACTGGAAGAGGTGCCATGCTTTGTAGGAG GCGACGCCCGTGTGGATGAGAACATCGGCCTCACCTCCCTGCACACGCTGTTCCTACGTGAGCACAACCGCCTGGCACGGGCACTGCGCCAGCTCAACCCGCACTGGAACGGCGAGACGCTCTACCAGGAGGCGCGCAAGATCATGGGCGGCTACCATCAG GTGATCATATACCGGGATTACTTGAAAGCCATCGTTGGACCCAATGCCTTTTCTCGTTTCCTCTCCAACTACCCTGGCTACGATGAGAACGTGGACCCCACCATCTCCAACGTCTTCGCCACGGCTGCTTACCGCTTCGCCCACCTCGCCATCCAGCCCTTCATATTCCGATTGGATGAGAACTACCAGGAGCACCCACAGTTCCCCAATGTGCCACTGCATAAGGCTTTCTTCACCCCCTGGAGGGTGGTCTTTGAAG GTGGGATAGACCCTCTGATTCGGGGACTGGTGGGCAGTCCCGCCAAGCTCAACACGCAGAATCACATGATGGTGGAGGCACTCCGTGATAGGCTCTTCCAGTTCACCAGTCGGCTGGCGCTGGACCTGGGTGCTCTGAACATGCAGCGTGGTCGTGACCACGGCATCCCTG GCTACAACGCATGGCGTAGAGTCTGTGGCCTGTCTCAGCCAAGGAACGTATTCGAACTGGCTCGGGTTTTGAGAAACTTTCCTTTGGCTCAGCGGCTACTGCAGCTGTACGGCACCCCCGCCAACATCGACGTGTGGCTGGGGGGCGTCGCAGAGCCCTTCGTCCCCGGGGGCCGCGTGGGGCCCCTTTTTGGCTGCCTAATTACCACCCAGTTTCAGAAGATCCGCCAGGGAGACAG GTTGTGGTGGCAGAACAAGGGCGTGTTCACCAGCAGACAGAGGGCTTCCATAGCCAGGGTCTCATTGGCCCGCATCATCTGTGACAACACGGGCATCAGAGACGTCCCAGGCGACCCCTTCCTGTACCGGCCCCGTGGGTCCGCCTACGCCAACTGCGACACCATCCCTGCCTTTGACCTCACGCCCTGGATCGACACCC GCCCAGATGACAACCAGATTAATTTCCAGGAATTTCAG ggTCCGTCCCCATCCCAGGCCCAGCCGGCTCAAGGGGAGAGCCAGGACAATGAG ATACACCCAGCCCCCCGGGTCTGA